The Candidatus Desulfofervidus auxilii DNA segment AGTGGAAACTCCAACCAGCAAGCTCAGGCCTTGTTCTCTGCGGGTGTAGATGGATTTTTGACAAAACCTTTCACTCTAAAGCAGTTAAGAGAAAAGATACATGCTTTATTAAAGAAAAATAGGAATCCGTCAAAACAGGCAAAGGTACAGCTATAGGTAAAGTGGGCAATTGCGGTTTTCTTTATTTTTTGCTTAAAATTTGACTATTTCCACTCCTGCCTCCGGCAGGCAGATACGTAATTTGAATAGGTCTATGAATACGAAGTGCAGAAAAAAACATTAAGCTTGCAATAACCTTTTTATCTCTGGCCAACGCTTATTAGCCCTGGCTTTGGTGGCCTGGATAATGGAGACCAATTCTTTTAAAGCATCTTCTAAGACATCATTTATGACAATATAATCAAATTCTCTGGCTGCCAAGATTTCCTTTTTAGCTGCCTCTAATCTTTTTTTTATTTCTTCTGGAGAATCACTTGAACGACTAATAATTCTTCTTTGAAGCTCATTCCATGAAGGTGGAATAAGAAAAATTAGGATGGCTTCAGGCATCTTTTTTTTAACTGCTTGCGCCCCTTGAATATCTATATCTAAAACTATATCCTTTCCCGCAGCTATTTTTTCTTGCACAAAAGTTAAAGGGGTGCCGTAATAGTGTCCATAAACTTTTGCCCATTCAAGCATTTCCCCTTTAGCAATGCTCTTTTTAAATTCCTTCTCACTTACAAAAAAATAGTGTTGACCATTCACCTCACCCGGTCTAGGTAAACGGGTGGTATAAGAAATGGAAAAACTAAGCGTTGGAAAACGCGAAAGCAAAAGGCGAACCAAGGTAGTCTTACCTGTGCCCGAAGGAGCAGAAATAACAAATATATCACCCTTATTTTTCATCACAAAATGAAGCTAATCTTTGGGCTATAGTCTCCGCTTGAATGGAGGAGAGAATTACGTGATTACTATCAGTAATAATAATAGAACGCGTCTTTCTACCAAAAGTAGCATCCACTAAACGCCCATTTTTTTGAGCTTCTCCACGCAAGCGTTTCATTGGGGAGGAATTAGGTGCTAAGACAGCCACAACCCGATTCACCACCACTGTATTACCAAAACCCACACTTAAAAGTTTGACTCCCATGCTTCACCTCTTCTAGAATATTTCTATTCTTCATATACTCTAAGCTTGTATAAATATCAAGGTTTTATATTTTAACTTGACTTTAAAATTATAAGCGATATATTTGAAAATCAAATGGAGTTAGAGTGGTGTTTACCTTCACATGATGAAAGCTGCGTTGAGCATCTGGCAAAAACACTCAATATTCCTCTTCCTATTGCCAAAATTCTTTTTAATAGAGGGATAACCGAGATTGAGCAAGCCTATCGTTTTCTTTACCCCCGTTTAAAACATCTTTATGATCCTTGGTCTTTAAAAGATATGAATAAGGCCATTAAAAGGATCCATCAAGCCATAATAAAACAAGAAAAGGTAGTGATTTATGGAGATTATGATGTAGATGGTTTGGCTGGGACCGCTATTTTATATTTATTTTTATCTCCGCTTATAAAAAATCTCATTTATTATATTCCCCATCGTATAAAAGAAGGATATGCCCTAAATATAGAGGCCATAAAGAGATTTAAGGCGGCAGATGTCAACTTGATTATAACTACTGATTGCGGCATAAGTAATAATGAAGAGATTCAGTTCGCTCAAAAAAATGGAATTGATGTAATTGTCACTGACCACCATGAAGTGCCTGCTTCTCTGCCTCCTGCTTATGCTCTAATCAATCCCAAACAACCTAATTGTTTGTTCCCTTTTAAAGAATTAGCCGGTGTGGGAGTGGCCTTTAATTTACTAATCGCTTTACGCCAATTCTTACATAACCAGGGGTTTTGGCCAACAGGAAAGATACCTAATTTAAAGAATTATTTGGACTTGGTAGCTTTGGGCACCATAGCTGACATGGTTCCACTAATAGATGAAAACAGGGTTTTGGTTAAATCAGGATTAGAAGTTCTAGCCCAAACAAACCGATTGGGTCTAAAGGCCTTAAAAGATACCACTGGTTTAAACCAGAATATAAATGTAAGAAATGTTAGCTTCAGGCTCATTCCTAGATTAAATGTAGCAGGTCGTATTTCTTCTCCTGACACAGCATTAAGATTATTACTTACCAAAGAAGAACAAGAGGCTCGAAGTTTGGCTGAAACATTGCATGCACTAAATCAAGAACGTCAAAGGATAGAAGAAAAAATTTTGCAGGAGGCCCAAGCAGAATTTGAAAAGACCAATCATAGTGTTTTAGCAGGGAATTGGCATTCAGGCGTAATCGGTATTGTGGCCGCAAGAATGGTGGACATACTTAGAAAACCTGTCCTACTGATTGGTTTGGAGAATGGAAGAGGAAGAGGGTCAGGAAGAAGTATTGATGGGTGCGATTTATTTGCTGCCCTTTCTCAATGTGCAGAATATTTGGATTCTTATGGTGGTCATAAATTAGCAGCCGGGTTTAGTATTACAGAGGATAACTTAGAAAAATTTATCCAAGCCTTTGAACAGATAACCCAGTCTATGCTTAAGGAATGCAAACAGCCTAGGTTTTACATAGATGCAAAGATAAATTTAGGGGGTTTAACTCCTCAATTTGTAAAATATCTTTCTCTTTTATCCCCTCATGGCATAGGTAATCCTGAACCTACCTTTCTTTCAGATGTCTTAGAAGTTAAGCAATCTAATATTGTAAATGAAAAGCATTTAAGGCTC contains these protein-coding regions:
- the gmk gene encoding guanylate kinase, whose translation is MKNKGDIFVISAPSGTGKTTLVRLLLSRFPTLSFSISYTTRLPRPGEVNGQHYFFVSEKEFKKSIAKGEMLEWAKVYGHYYGTPLTFVQEKIAAGKDIVLDIDIQGAQAVKKKMPEAILIFLIPPSWNELQRRIISRSSDSPEEIKKRLEAAKKEILAAREFDYIVINDVLEDALKELVSIIQATKARANKRWPEIKRLLQA
- a CDS encoding extracellular matrix/biofilm biosynthesis regulator RemA family protein encodes the protein MGVKLLSVGFGNTVVVNRVVAVLAPNSSPMKRLRGEAQKNGRLVDATFGRKTRSIIITDSNHVILSSIQAETIAQRLASFCDEK
- the recJ gene encoding single-stranded-DNA-specific exonuclease RecJ — its product is MELEWCLPSHDESCVEHLAKTLNIPLPIAKILFNRGITEIEQAYRFLYPRLKHLYDPWSLKDMNKAIKRIHQAIIKQEKVVIYGDYDVDGLAGTAILYLFLSPLIKNLIYYIPHRIKEGYALNIEAIKRFKAADVNLIITTDCGISNNEEIQFAQKNGIDVIVTDHHEVPASLPPAYALINPKQPNCLFPFKELAGVGVAFNLLIALRQFLHNQGFWPTGKIPNLKNYLDLVALGTIADMVPLIDENRVLVKSGLEVLAQTNRLGLKALKDTTGLNQNINVRNVSFRLIPRLNVAGRISSPDTALRLLLTKEEQEARSLAETLHALNQERQRIEEKILQEAQAEFEKTNHSVLAGNWHSGVIGIVAARMVDILRKPVLLIGLENGRGRGSGRSIDGCDLFAALSQCAEYLDSYGGHKLAAGFSITEDNLEKFIQAFEQITQSMLKECKQPRFYIDAKINLGGLTPQFVKYLSLLSPHGIGNPEPTFLSDVLEVKQSNIVNEKHLRLLVSQENLTFEAIGFNLSFLYPPPSPLQMVFIPYEDHWRGETRVKLKIQDLKSV